GCTTCATGGTGCCGGTGGAACAGGTGGAGGCCGCGGTGGTGGCGGTGGGGGACGAACCGGCCCGCGTGGCGGCCCATCTCGGGCGGGACTGGCCCGGCCACGAGCCGG
The sequence above is drawn from the Methylobacterium mesophilicum SR1.6/6 genome and encodes:
- a CDS encoding DUF3606 domain-containing protein; translated protein: MAEDSVQDPPEPRAVNIAHAWERAYWARRFMVPVEQVEAAVVAVGDEPARVAAHLGRDWPGHEPAT